The genome window TCAACAATATACTCCGTCAACACTTTCTGTACATCTTACTTTCCAAGTGTCAGTTCAAAGTCCAAATTGAGATAAAGCAATGTGTCTATATCCCGCTGCTGCCCAAAACTGGCTTGTAGTTTATCAttgagatgaagtgagtactggAGGggtttctatttttcttctttattctttttcgaGTTGAAGATTTTGGACAGGGTTTGCTGAAGGGGTTTTAGGAGTCGCGAAGAAAGAAAGGGACTTTTGAAATTGCTGGTGTTGGTATGAGGGTTCCTGGGAATGCTGATAGGAGGAAAGGGTCTCATGGTGTTGGAACTCGAAAGAGGCGTTCGTTGGAGACGTTTTTGGGAGTATGTTTGGACGAAAGTTCACAAAGAGGGAGACAAGGTAGGAGGGTAGTCGTGTAGATTCTTTGGGCTGATATATTCATCTATCGTAGCATCATCCTGAATGTCTGTGTGTGGCTGAATATTGCTGGATGACAAGCCAATAGAAGAAGAGGCGTCTCGTGTCTGAGGCGGTGTTACCAGAGGGACGAATTACGGATGGACATGATGGTCATCGGTGGCTAGTTCGTCTGGTTAATATTCTATTTTCTACTGCCCTTTGGAATTAATGAAGACCTTGCACCTCCAGCACCTCAACACATCATTTATGATCCTAGAAAAACATATATTCTCCCGAAACCAATAAAGCATTTTATCCACACAGTCACTTCAGTCTGGCAACATCCTGCGTGTTATCAAGGATCACTTGTTGTGTGTCTCCTCTCGTGCCTCAGACAGTACCTCGCTAAGTGTAGCGGCAACAACATGTCTGTCCTCAGGAGGTCTGCCATACCCACCATGATGCTCCGCTCACTTCAGCTGGCCCGGGGTATTGCTACCGCCACCAAAGCCACGAAAATCGGCGTCGTGGGGTGCGGCAGAGTCGGTAATATGTTGATCTGTTTTGGTTTGATGaatatgtctccttcccaagtgtTCCAACCATTATATTCCACAGTTACACCTGTACAAAATGGGTATCTTTTAATGGTTGGCAGGAACTGCTCTAAAGGTGTGCAATCAATACTGAGATATAATTGATCTTCAAGTTTATTAGACTTAAATAATAAACCTTTGATAAGTGGATAAAACTTAGAAATACATAAGTTATGATTTTTCTGAGCCTTCAAGTGAGTAATTAACCTTTGGTAAGGGGATAAAACTTTGAAATACATAAGTTATGATCTTTGTGAGCTTTACTGGACGCTGGATTGTGGGTGGAATCGTCAATATTCCCTTGTTCAATGTTGCAGTGTACATGAACAGTGTTAATCTAATTCTTCAGTGTAGTCAACTGAACAATATCAATGTTTCACTGTACATGACTAAACTGTTGCTGAAACTCACTCCGAAAATATGGACGAGGAAGCATGTAATTCCATTTAACTGTTGTATATATTTATGCTAATGAAGGTAATATACTCTTGTGTTCAGTTCTGGGACAACCTGGGCCTCCCTCTCTCAGGATGTTACCCTAACACCCTGGCAGGCCCTGAATCAGCCATTTTCCTCTCCAGGTAAGGAAGCCCTCACcagccctgacctgacctcctcctgcaggtaacGTAGCCCTGACCTCCTCCCGCAGGTAACGTAGCCCTGACCTCCTCCCGCAGGTAACGTAGCCCTGACCTCCTCCCGCAGGTACCAGTATGTCCCACAACCTGACTCGTGAGGGGTTCAGGGTGGTGGCAGCGTTCGACGTGGACCCGACCCGCTACGCCGCCCTCCCCCAGGGTATCGCCCAGGCCTCAAGCCCCAGGGAGGTCACTCAGATGGTGGACGTGGTCTTCACAGGTCAGTTGAACAGGGGTTCTGACGATCTAAGGTCAATAAGATGGTCTTCATGGTTATTTGCCATAGAGAGAACAGCCATTAGCTAGAGGGAACCAGGCGATGACGACTACATATGCCTTTTTTTCTCCCTTGCCTGAGCATAACATGCGATCCTTTGTATCCCTTAACCAAGCATAGAATCACCAGTCTTGCAAACCCTCgaccaaccacaacaccttaAGCTCCCTGTGTGTACACTCAGTACCTAACACCATCCTGGGTTAGTATCCTGCCTGATACCCCTTGCCTCATCATACCCAACCCGTTGTAAACAACATGGGTCATGcacacccccgccccccacacacacacaccttttgaaCTGGGACTGAACGTCCCACAGGTCTTGCCCGACCATCTGACGTGCGGGAGGCGGTGGAAGGCCCAGATGGTATCCTGGCCGGCCTGAGTAAGGATAAAGTGTGGATCGACCACTCCACCACCGACTGTGAGAAGACGAAGGTAAAAGACtcgactttcttcttcttctctacagAACTTGAGGTCAATTTTGTAGTCACATCTGGAAGACGGTGGAGTCCCTTGTTACAACGCTGAGTGTGACtgtcctctcctgcaggagtacaGCGTGGAGGCGCAGACGAAGGGCGCCCACGTCCTGGAAGCTCCTTTAACTGGGGGTTTGGAGCCTCTCAGGAAGGGGAGTATGGTGACCCACGTCGGTGGGGACAAGACGGTCGCTGACGCTATGACGCTCATCTTAGACGTAGGTACCGTGGTGGTGGCTGCCACCCGGGGGTATGGACTGGGCCGGAGTCTTACTAAGGTGGGAGGCGAGACCAAGGGCGTCAGCTGGGGACACGGGACACGAACGGTAGCCTAGGGAGACAGTAAGACATATCGAGATGGGTCGACAGTCTATAGGGCTTGAAGGGCCAAGTGCAACACGGAATTAGGGAGGTGAAACAAAAGTGATAGACGgcgggtgggtggagtgggttggGTTAGGTGTGGCATCAGAGTCTCACACACTGCTGCATGTGTCTTCCAGGCTTCCTGTTGCAAGGTCTTCTACGTCGGGGAGATCGGCAACGCTATGATAGTCAAGGTGACGACCAACATGTTGGCCATGGTCAACGTCATTGCCATGGGAGAGGTCCTCTTGATAGGTAAGACCACAG of Panulirus ornatus isolate Po-2019 chromosome 73, ASM3632096v1, whole genome shotgun sequence contains these proteins:
- the LOC139748368 gene encoding 2-hydroxy-3-oxopropionate reductase-like; translation: MSVLRRSAIPTMMLRSLQLARGIATATKATKIGVVGCGRVGTSMSHNLTREGFRVVAAFDVDPTRYAALPQGIAQASSPREVTQMVDVVFTGLARPSDVREAVEGPDGILAGLSKDKVWIDHSTTDCEKTKEYSVEAQTKGAHVLEAPLTGGLEPLRKGSMVTHVGGDKTVADAMTLILDASCCKVFYVGEIGNAMIVKVTTNMLAMVNVIAMGEVLLIAKRAGMNLRTFWEAVRCSSGNSFAWETAGPMIFSGIYDPGFPITLVNKDLHLGQDMARKYKVPIDLNLATLGISRWTEYQLGEEVGCYSPPKIYEAALGESLADPSFNNWIYDLEINKGSIVVVHGEKE